One Halomonas sp. M4R1S46 genomic window carries:
- a CDS encoding TRAP transporter small permease gives MSLLARVNLLLERMLEVLTVFLLLALTTIVIAAVGFRMVGNSFSWYDEVASIGLAWLSFYGANLAALKRTHMGFPGLVSRAPAPIRTTLFILSEAIVIGFFLVIAYYGHFVLEILAWDSLVSLPWIGLDVTQSVIPISAVLFILCELLSMPMAWRKMRSGVNSESEEIETAIRQAEEDLKEHRA, from the coding sequence ATGAGCTTGCTGGCTCGTGTCAATCTGCTACTGGAACGGATGTTGGAGGTGCTGACCGTCTTCCTCCTGCTGGCGTTGACCACCATCGTCATCGCCGCAGTAGGCTTTCGCATGGTCGGCAACTCGTTCTCCTGGTACGACGAGGTCGCCTCCATCGGCCTGGCATGGTTGAGTTTCTATGGAGCGAACCTAGCCGCCCTCAAGCGAACCCATATGGGCTTTCCCGGCCTGGTCAGCCGCGCGCCGGCACCCATTCGCACCACCTTGTTCATCCTCTCGGAAGCCATCGTGATCGGCTTCTTCCTGGTCATCGCCTACTACGGCCATTTCGTCCTCGAGATCCTCGCCTGGGACAGCCTGGTTTCCCTGCCGTGGATCGGGCTCGATGTCACCCAATCGGTGATCCCGATCAGCGCGGTGCTGTTCATCCTCTGTGAGCTGCTCAGCATGCCCATGGCCTGGCGCAAGATGCGCAGCGGCGTGAACAGTGAATCGGAAGAGATCGAAACCGCCATCCGGCAAGCCGAGGAAGACCTCAAGGAGCACCGCGCATGA
- a CDS encoding TRAP transporter substrate-binding protein, producing MLKKLLGLSALSLAVATANAQADKIVFAIGGTPNSLQGQTAQEFSDRLQERLGDAHQVEYYHSGQLGNEQQLVQKLRLGTVDLAAISSIMSSIDSRFALFDMPFLVKDREHLKRLDQEIIMQDLAQSADEQGLNIISTWENGFRHITNNERPIETPEDLEGLKIRTPKSEWRTLMFETWGANPTPMAFSEVFVALQTGVVDGQENPLSNINGAKFQEVQDYLSQSNHVYSPIWLTAGKGGWAKLPEEVRTAITEIAAETQDWALTKGAELDDNLIGTMREAGMEINQVDRDAFVEASAPVYEAYAERVDGGQALIDRAMALAEE from the coding sequence ATGCTCAAGAAGCTGCTCGGTCTTTCCGCCCTCTCCCTCGCCGTGGCCACGGCGAACGCCCAGGCGGACAAGATCGTCTTCGCGATCGGCGGCACACCCAACAGCCTGCAGGGGCAGACCGCCCAGGAGTTCAGCGATCGCCTGCAGGAACGCCTCGGCGACGCCCACCAGGTGGAGTACTACCACAGTGGCCAGCTCGGCAACGAGCAGCAACTGGTCCAGAAGCTGCGCCTGGGCACCGTCGACCTGGCCGCCATCTCCTCCATCATGTCGTCCATCGATTCCCGGTTCGCCCTCTTCGACATGCCCTTCCTGGTCAAGGACCGCGAGCACCTCAAGCGCCTCGACCAGGAGATCATCATGCAGGACCTCGCCCAGAGCGCCGACGAGCAAGGGTTGAACATCATTTCCACCTGGGAGAACGGCTTCCGCCACATCACCAACAACGAACGCCCGATCGAAACGCCGGAAGACCTGGAGGGCCTGAAGATCCGCACGCCGAAGAGCGAGTGGCGCACCCTGATGTTCGAGACCTGGGGTGCCAACCCCACGCCGATGGCCTTCTCCGAGGTGTTCGTGGCACTGCAGACCGGCGTGGTCGACGGTCAGGAGAACCCCCTCAGCAACATCAACGGCGCCAAGTTCCAGGAAGTGCAGGACTATCTGTCACAGTCCAACCACGTCTATTCGCCGATCTGGCTGACTGCCGGCAAGGGCGGCTGGGCGAAACTGCCCGAAGAGGTCCGTACCGCCATCACTGAGATCGCCGCCGAGACTCAGGACTGGGCCCTGACCAAGGGCGCGGAACTCGACGACAACCTGATCGGCACCATGCGCGAAGCCGGCATGGAGATCAACCAGGTCGACCGCGATGCCTTCGTCGAGGCCAGCGCACCCGTCTACGAGGCCTATGCCGAGCGTGTCGATGGCGGCCAGGCGCTGATCGACCGCGCCATGGCACTCGCCGAGGAGTAA
- a CDS encoding FadR/GntR family transcriptional regulator → MDNPAFAFEKTLKNRTKKDILADKLIEMILTGLLRDGDELPSERELAQLFGVSRETVRGALSQLAAYGLISVSHGSKTRIRADDEALSRFRAAHPESPTPEMNRFDVDSVFESRIVVEAAIARRAAINIDAKGIDDLERLLEAQSRLFDSPVHFQLSDQNFHKLISEYANNEILLRYAEELYAFGLNIRRQVMVEAGAIERSYREHRHIVDALRRGDPDAAERAMLAHLDSVYRTTREKITG, encoded by the coding sequence ATGGACAATCCGGCATTCGCCTTCGAGAAGACACTCAAGAATCGCACCAAGAAGGACATCCTGGCCGACAAGCTGATCGAGATGATCCTCACTGGCCTGCTGCGGGACGGGGACGAACTGCCCAGTGAACGCGAACTGGCCCAGCTGTTCGGCGTCAGCCGGGAGACCGTGCGCGGCGCCCTGTCGCAGCTTGCTGCCTATGGCCTGATCAGTGTTTCCCATGGCAGCAAGACGCGCATCCGTGCCGACGACGAGGCGCTGAGCCGCTTTCGTGCCGCGCACCCGGAAAGCCCCACCCCCGAGATGAACCGTTTCGACGTGGACAGCGTGTTCGAGAGCCGCATCGTGGTGGAAGCCGCCATCGCCCGGCGGGCCGCCATCAACATCGATGCCAAGGGAATCGATGACCTGGAACGCCTGCTCGAAGCGCAGAGCCGGTTATTCGACTCGCCGGTGCACTTCCAGCTCTCCGACCAGAACTTCCACAAGCTGATCTCCGAGTACGCCAATAACGAGATCCTGCTGCGCTATGCGGAGGAACTGTATGCCTTCGGGCTCAACATTCGTCGCCAGGTGATGGTCGAGGCCGGGGCCATCGAGCGCAGCTACCGGGAGCATCGTCACATCGTGGATGCCCTGCGGCGCGGCGACCCCGACGCCGCCGAGCGCGCGATGCTGGCGCATCTCGACAGCGTCTATCGCACCACCAGGGAAAAGATCACCGGCTAA
- a CDS encoding N-acetylmuramoyl-L-alanine amidase → MPARLLVVLLLGLAMGGCTRQGGITPQAGYAVDTRHPASSHSSRVHHLILHYTDADEAESLAILTGPRVSAHYLLPRPARHHRGEPLVYRLVEESRRAWHAGASAWAGRRHLNDTSIGIEIVNPGPDRSFAALEAGEPVRWAPFPDAQIAALIPLLRDLIARHDIAATDILSHAEIAPTRKIDPGPAFPWRRLFAAGIGTWPDAARVARHRRALADRPPSLATLQRALAAWGYAVTPGGSLDAETRGALRAFQMRYRPADYRGEPDLDTAARLWALLEQYRPEALEQLDKTSADLEGERDPP, encoded by the coding sequence ATGCCCGCGCGCCTGCTGGTCGTGCTGCTGCTGGGCCTGGCGATGGGCGGCTGTACTCGCCAGGGGGGCATCACCCCCCAGGCCGGCTACGCGGTCGACACCCGCCATCCGGCCTCGTCGCACTCCAGCCGCGTGCACCACCTGATCCTGCACTACACCGACGCCGACGAGGCCGAGTCCCTGGCCATCCTGACCGGCCCGCGGGTCAGCGCCCACTACCTGCTGCCCCGGCCGGCCCGCCATCACCGCGGAGAGCCGCTGGTCTACCGGCTGGTGGAGGAGTCGCGGCGCGCCTGGCATGCCGGCGCCAGCGCCTGGGCGGGCCGCCGTCACCTCAACGACACCTCGATCGGCATCGAGATCGTCAACCCCGGGCCCGACCGCTCCTTCGCCGCGCTCGAGGCCGGCGAGCCGGTCCGCTGGGCGCCCTTCCCCGACGCCCAGATCGCGGCGCTGATCCCGCTGCTGCGCGACCTGATCGCCCGCCACGACATCGCCGCCACCGATATCCTGTCCCACGCCGAGATCGCCCCCACCCGCAAGATCGACCCGGGCCCCGCCTTTCCCTGGCGCCGGCTCTTCGCCGCCGGCATCGGCACCTGGCCGGACGCGGCCCGCGTCGCCCGTCATCGCCGGGCGCTGGCCGACCGTCCCCCGTCCCTGGCCACCCTGCAACGGGCACTGGCGGCCTGGGGCTATGCGGTGACGCCCGGCGGCAGCCTGGATGCCGAGACCCGCGGGGCGCTGCGTGCCTTCCAGATGCGCTACCGGCCCGCCGACTATCGCGGCGAACCGGATCTCGACACCGCCGCGCGGCTCTGGGCGCTGCTCGAGCAGTACCGGCCCGAAGCGCTCGAGCAGTTGGACAAGACTTCCGCCGACCTCGAGGGTGAACGAGATCCGCCTTAG
- a CDS encoding DUF3307 domain-containing protein, with translation MTAPQLATLLGLLLAHLSGDFLLQPRRWVDSRQRHKRRSRALYLHAGLHGLLVLLVLGIAGSAPGIALAGTLLVATSHALIDLGKAHLDPRRLRWFLLDQLLHLAVLLGLWLAWLGSLRPLAEVAAWLASPQTLTLAGAYLLVTRPMAIAIALAMRPWSDEVTDPGTLVAAGARIGMLERFLVLTLVLLDELTAVGFLLTAKSVLRFGDLRERRDRKLTEYVLLGTLLSVSATLALGLLVRSTPWGG, from the coding sequence ATGACCGCCCCGCAACTGGCGACCCTGCTCGGCCTGCTGCTGGCCCACCTGAGCGGCGACTTCCTGCTCCAGCCGCGACGCTGGGTCGACTCGCGACAGCGCCACAAGCGACGCTCGCGGGCCCTCTACCTGCACGCCGGGCTGCATGGCCTGCTGGTGCTGCTGGTGCTCGGCATCGCCGGGAGCGCGCCGGGCATCGCCCTGGCCGGCACCCTGCTGGTGGCCACCAGCCATGCGCTGATCGACCTGGGCAAGGCGCACCTGGACCCGCGTCGGCTGCGCTGGTTCCTGCTCGACCAGCTGCTGCACCTGGCGGTGCTGCTCGGGCTGTGGCTCGCCTGGCTGGGCAGCCTGCGGCCGCTGGCCGAGGTCGCGGCCTGGCTGGCCAGCCCGCAGACGCTGACCCTGGCCGGCGCCTACCTGCTGGTGACCCGGCCGATGGCCATCGCCATCGCCCTGGCCATGCGTCCCTGGAGCGACGAGGTCACCGACCCCGGCACCCTGGTCGCGGCCGGGGCCCGCATCGGCATGCTCGAGCGCTTCCTGGTGCTGACCCTGGTGCTGCTGGACGAGCTGACCGCCGTGGGCTTCCTGCTGACGGCCAAGTCGGTGCTGCGCTTCGGCGACCTCCGCGAGCGTCGCGACCGCAAGCTCACCGAGTACGTGCTGCTGGGCACCCTGCTCAGCGTGTCGGCCACCCTGGCCCTCGGCCTGCTGGTGCGCTCCACGCCCTGGGGAGGCTGA
- a CDS encoding DUF72 domain-containing protein, with the protein MRQSGRAQIGTSGYQYDHWRGVFYPEGLSRRQWLAHYAAHFASVEINNTFYRLPGEATFRTWRDSVPAGFRYAVKFSRYGSHMKKLKEPEATIGHFLERVDLLGDRLGPILVQLPGHWRVDAGRLAAFLAAAPPGYRWAIEVRDASWWCEAVYRVLEAHHAALCWHDGLVDHPRRLTADWTYLRYHGAPEGGGYSPQYLTAQARRLRALLDGGTDVYAYFNNDAAGHAVANARQLRRYLDHRSPD; encoded by the coding sequence ATGAGGCAATCGGGACGCGCGCAGATCGGCACCTCGGGCTACCAGTACGACCACTGGCGTGGCGTCTTCTACCCCGAGGGGCTGTCCAGGCGCCAGTGGCTCGCCCACTACGCCGCCCACTTCGCGAGTGTGGAGATCAACAACACCTTCTACCGGCTGCCCGGCGAGGCCACCTTCCGCACCTGGCGCGACAGCGTACCGGCGGGGTTTCGCTATGCGGTCAAGTTCAGCCGCTACGGCAGCCACATGAAGAAGCTCAAGGAGCCGGAGGCGACCATCGGCCACTTCCTGGAACGGGTGGACCTGCTGGGCGACCGGCTCGGGCCGATCCTGGTCCAGCTGCCGGGGCACTGGCGAGTCGATGCCGGACGGCTCGCGGCCTTCCTGGCGGCGGCACCGCCCGGCTATCGCTGGGCGATCGAGGTCCGCGACGCCTCCTGGTGGTGCGAGGCGGTCTATCGGGTACTGGAAGCGCATCACGCGGCCCTGTGCTGGCACGACGGCCTGGTCGATCATCCCCGGCGCCTGACCGCCGACTGGACCTACCTGCGCTACCATGGCGCCCCCGAGGGGGGAGGCTATTCACCCCAGTACCTCACGGCCCAGGCCAGGCGGCTCCGCGCCCTGCTCGACGGCGGCACGGACGTCTACGCCTACTTCAACAACGACGCCGCCGGGCACGCCGTGGCCAACGCCCGCCAGCTGCGTCGCTACCTCGACCACCGCTCGCCGGACTAG
- a CDS encoding NAD(P)-dependent oxidoreductase, with the protein MLWASPTLRRDPMTHPRLGFIGIGLMGDPMTRRLLAAGFDVCVWNRSPDKTAGVAAAGARVAGSIGELVADADVILLCLANTAVVEAVVFGEDGVAAHARAGQRLVDLSSSDPEATRRFAARLAADPGVPWVDAPVSGGVAGAEAGELAIMCGGAAEDVEAVRPLLGPLAARVTHMGPVGSGQVTKVCNQMIVGCQAAVIAEMVALAEASGVDAHRLTEALAGGFADSTPFRILTPRMAASDFVAPPWHLRTLLKDLDMAVAQSGRVTSATPMSALAAQLMRGHAGRGHADADPASLVEAYRKP; encoded by the coding sequence ATGCTGTGGGCTTCCCCGACCCTGCGGAGAGACCCCATGACCCACCCCCGCCTCGGCTTCATCGGCATCGGCCTGATGGGCGACCCCATGACCCGCCGCCTGCTGGCCGCCGGCTTCGACGTCTGCGTGTGGAACCGCTCCCCGGACAAGACCGCGGGAGTGGCCGCGGCCGGCGCCCGGGTGGCCGGCTCGATCGGCGAACTGGTGGCCGACGCGGACGTGATCCTCTTGTGCCTGGCCAACACCGCGGTCGTCGAGGCGGTGGTGTTCGGCGAGGACGGTGTGGCGGCCCATGCCCGCGCCGGCCAGCGGCTGGTCGACCTCTCCAGCAGCGACCCCGAGGCCACCCGTCGCTTCGCCGCTCGCCTGGCGGCCGACCCCGGCGTGCCCTGGGTGGATGCCCCGGTCTCCGGCGGCGTGGCCGGCGCCGAGGCCGGGGAGCTGGCCATCATGTGCGGCGGTGCCGCCGAGGATGTCGAGGCCGTGCGGCCTTTGCTCGGCCCCCTGGCGGCCCGGGTGACCCATATGGGGCCGGTGGGCAGCGGCCAGGTGACCAAGGTGTGCAACCAGATGATCGTCGGCTGCCAGGCGGCGGTGATCGCCGAGATGGTGGCCCTCGCCGAGGCCAGCGGGGTCGACGCCCACCGGCTCACCGAGGCGCTCGCCGGCGGCTTCGCCGACTCCACACCCTTTCGCATCCTCACCCCGCGCATGGCCGCCAGCGACTTCGTCGCGCCCCCCTGGCACCTGCGCACCCTGCTCAAGGACCTGGACATGGCCGTGGCCCAGAGCGGGCGGGTCACCAGCGCCACCCCGATGAGCGCCCTGGCCGCCCAGCTGATGCGCGGCCATGCCGGCCGCGGCCACGCCGACGCGGACCCGGCGAGCCTGGTCGAGGCCTACCGCAAGCCCTGA
- a CDS encoding CoA-acylating methylmalonate-semialdehyde dehydrogenase: protein MPRIINHFMNGEEKTGQGTRTSQVFNPATGEQTGSVLLATTEEVREVVAVAKQAFPAWSTTPPLRRARILNRFLGILEERIDDLAAVITAEHGKVLSDAKGEIQRGMEVVEFAVGAPQLLKGDVTENVGTRVDSHALRQPLGIVAGITPFNFPVMVPMWMFPVALACGNCFILKPSERDPSASLLIAEWLKEAGLPDGVFNVVQGDKESVDALLTDPDIAAVSFVGSTPIARYIYETAARTGKRCQALGGAKNHMIIMPDADLDQAVDALMGAAYGSAGERCMAISVAVPVGEATADALVAKLEAKVRDLNVGPGTDATSDMGPLVTREHLDRVRGYIASGVEEGAKLIVDGRELKASGHENGYFIGGTLFDHVTTDMKIYKEEIFGPVLAVARADSYDTAARWINEHEFGNGTAIFTRDGDAAREFAHQIQVGMVGINVPIPVPMAFHSFGGWKASLFGDHHMHGPEGVRFYTKLKTITSRWPTGIRAGADFVMPTME from the coding sequence ATGCCACGTATAATCAACCACTTCATGAACGGAGAAGAGAAGACGGGCCAAGGCACGCGTACCAGCCAGGTGTTCAATCCCGCAACCGGTGAACAGACCGGCAGCGTGCTACTGGCAACCACCGAGGAAGTACGTGAAGTCGTCGCGGTTGCCAAGCAGGCCTTCCCCGCCTGGTCCACCACCCCCCCACTACGTCGCGCTCGCATCCTCAACCGCTTCCTCGGCATTCTGGAAGAGCGCATCGACGACCTGGCGGCCGTGATCACAGCCGAGCATGGCAAGGTACTCTCCGATGCCAAAGGTGAAATTCAGCGCGGCATGGAAGTCGTCGAATTCGCCGTGGGTGCGCCGCAACTGCTCAAGGGCGATGTCACCGAGAACGTCGGCACCCGAGTCGACAGCCATGCGTTGCGGCAGCCACTGGGCATCGTCGCCGGCATTACCCCTTTCAACTTCCCCGTAATGGTACCGATGTGGATGTTCCCGGTTGCCCTGGCCTGCGGCAACTGCTTCATCCTGAAGCCTTCGGAGCGAGATCCTTCGGCGTCCCTGCTGATCGCCGAGTGGCTCAAGGAAGCGGGTTTGCCCGATGGCGTTTTCAATGTCGTTCAGGGCGACAAGGAATCGGTCGACGCCCTGCTGACCGATCCGGACATCGCCGCCGTCAGCTTCGTCGGCTCGACACCGATCGCCCGCTACATTTACGAGACCGCAGCACGCACCGGCAAGCGCTGTCAGGCACTAGGGGGCGCCAAAAACCACATGATCATCATGCCGGACGCCGATCTCGACCAGGCCGTCGATGCGCTCATGGGTGCGGCCTACGGCTCGGCCGGCGAGCGCTGTATGGCCATTTCGGTCGCGGTTCCCGTTGGCGAGGCAACCGCCGACGCCCTGGTCGCCAAGCTCGAAGCCAAAGTGCGGGATCTCAATGTTGGACCGGGTACCGATGCCACCTCGGATATGGGCCCGCTGGTGACGCGCGAGCACCTCGATCGGGTGCGCGGCTATATTGCCTCTGGGGTAGAGGAAGGCGCCAAGCTGATCGTCGACGGCCGGGAACTCAAGGCATCGGGGCACGAAAACGGCTACTTCATCGGCGGCACCCTGTTCGATCATGTCACGACCGATATGAAGATTTACAAGGAAGAGATTTTTGGCCCAGTACTCGCCGTGGCACGAGCGGACTCCTACGACACCGCCGCGCGCTGGATCAACGAGCATGAGTTCGGTAACGGTACTGCGATCTTTACCCGCGACGGCGATGCGGCCCGTGAGTTTGCCCACCAGATTCAGGTCGGTATGGTCGGCATCAATGTGCCGATTCCAGTACCGATGGCGTTCCACTCCTTCGGGGGCTGGAAAGCCTCGCTCTTCGGCGACCATCACATGCACGGTCCCGAAGGCGTACGTTTCTACACCAAGCTCAAGACCATTACGTCTCGCTGGCCTACCGGCATCCGTGCCGGTGCGGACTTCGTAATGCCGACCATGGAGTAA